The following DNA comes from Candidatus Methylomirabilota bacterium.
GAACGATCTGGAAGATGTCATCTTGGTCGGGTTACACGTCCAGTCGCTCCTATCGCCGGCATACCCGTTAAATGCTCTGCTGCGGAGCAAGCAATTCGCACACAACTACGCTCGGTATATTGTAGCGAATTCCTTAGCCTCGGTGCCAGCCGCTAGGCTCGACGATCGGACGCGTCGGTTGGAACAGCAGTGGCAACACTTCCCAGAACTACTCGGGGCCGTAAACACTTTCCTGCAAGCCTGGTCTCAACAGACCCCTATGGTCGCTGGGCCACCGTCAGCAACAGGGGGTCCTAGCGCGGTCCCGACAGTAATCGTTCACGGCACGTACGCAGTCAACCAGACTTGGTGGCAACAGGGAACGGGCAACTTCTGGGCTTATATCAACAGCAAGGTACCCAACCTATGCGGCGGACCAAGCGCCTTCGCGTGGTCCGGCTTGAATGATCACATGGAGCGGGTGCGAGCGGCTCGCACTCTTGTCACCTGGGCAGGCAATCAGACTCTCGATGTAATCGCGCATAGCCACGGTGGCAACGTGTGTTTCCTCGCAAGCCGAATGGGCCTGAAGATCCGCAAACTTATCACACTTGGAACGCCGATTCGGACCGAATATCCCCCTGACGTGCGCCACATCGAAATAATCCACAACGTGTATTCGACGCACGACCACGTGCAGACACCAGCGGGAACAGTGCCCAACCGCCGTGGCGAGGGGCGTTCGTTGGGGGACGCTGCGAACGTAATCAATCATCGTGCCTACGATGACGGGCATGGTGGCGCGCCAGGCCATACAGATCTGCACGAGAAGGACACGTGGATCGCAAGCGGCCTCGACCCGCTTCTATGAACGGTGAAAATGGGGTCAGACCTCATTTTCACCGTTCACTCCCGCTCCGGCTGCCTGACCATAATGGATCGCTGAATGCTTCCACGCTTTCCCTCGAAAAGCCAGCCCCGACGCCTGCTTCGCCGCGAAAAGCCACGAAAAGCGCTTGACCGTCTCTCGGATTTGGCGTAATAGATCGTCAGTCACCTTAAAGAGAACGTCAGGCTTGACGTAGCTACAAGATGTCACTACACTCACAAATATGCGCTATGAATGGAATGAGGCTAAACGGCAATCCAACATTGAGAAACACGGGATCGACTTCATTGGAATCGAAGAAGTATTTGCCGGTGAGATTGTCACTATTCTCGATGACCGGTTTGATTATGGCGAAATACGATGTGTGACGGTGGGCGTGCTCAATGGGCGTGTGGTCGTCATCGCACATACCGAGACGGATGATGTCATCCGCATCATCTCTGTGAGAAAGGCAACAAAAAATGAAGCAATCAACTATTACAAAGAAATCGCACACTGATTGGAAGCGCGTCGATGCGCTGAAGGATGCGGAAATAGATTTGTCCGATACGCCGGAATTAACG
Coding sequences within:
- a CDS encoding BrnT family toxin, with product MRYEWNEAKRQSNIEKHGIDFIGIEEVFAGEIVTILDDRFDYGEIRCVTVGVLNGRVVVIAHTETDDVIRIISVRKATKNEAINYYKEIAH